From a region of the Enterobacter sp. JBIWA008 genome:
- a CDS encoding MFS transporter: MGQLQDGVSNEAVNVGSTTSRYRWTICALLFFSVTINNLDRSILGLLAPILQKDIGWNEIEYGNIVTAFQAAYALGLFLCGRFVDVYGARLVLPIALAIWSLAAMAHGMVGTVIGFIYARIFLGLGESANFPSAVKVAAEWFPKRERAFATGIFNSGSNVGNIFAPVIIPWIALQWGWREAFIVTGAVGFIWIIFWLVLYGKPERIKKVNKEELAWINQDDDAGITELTPQKISWLGLLKYKQTWAFAICKFLTDPIFWFFLFWLPKWLHDARGIDMAHMAMPLVLINILATMGGLAGGYLPAWMVNRGMAINKARKVTLLLCATCVLPILLVSNVSNLWCAVLLIGLAVAAHQGWSVNLYTSVSDMFPKQAVGAVVGIGCLIGSLGSIIFAQATGHILQATGSYWSMFLMGGFAYLLGFLIMHLLIPAMSAAKFK, encoded by the coding sequence ATGGGTCAGTTGCAGGATGGTGTCAGTAATGAAGCAGTAAATGTTGGTTCTACAACCAGTCGGTATCGATGGACAATTTGCGCGTTGCTCTTTTTTTCTGTCACCATAAATAATCTCGACAGATCTATATTAGGATTGCTCGCCCCAATATTACAAAAAGATATTGGCTGGAATGAAATTGAATACGGTAATATTGTGACGGCATTTCAGGCTGCCTACGCTTTAGGTTTATTTCTGTGCGGACGTTTCGTCGACGTTTATGGTGCACGCCTGGTTTTACCTATCGCACTGGCCATCTGGAGTTTAGCTGCGATGGCTCACGGAATGGTCGGTACCGTTATAGGATTTATCTACGCGCGAATTTTCCTTGGGCTGGGGGAGAGTGCTAACTTCCCTTCAGCTGTGAAGGTTGCCGCAGAGTGGTTTCCGAAACGAGAGCGTGCTTTCGCAACGGGTATTTTTAATTCGGGTTCCAATGTCGGTAATATTTTTGCTCCTGTTATTATTCCATGGATAGCATTACAATGGGGTTGGCGTGAAGCGTTCATCGTAACCGGTGCCGTAGGGTTTATCTGGATTATTTTCTGGTTAGTATTATACGGAAAGCCGGAGAGAATTAAGAAAGTAAATAAAGAAGAATTAGCCTGGATTAATCAGGATGATGACGCAGGTATAACAGAACTAACACCTCAAAAAATCAGCTGGTTGGGTTTGCTGAAATATAAGCAGACCTGGGCATTTGCCATTTGTAAATTTCTCACTGACCCTATTTTCTGGTTCTTCCTTTTTTGGTTACCGAAGTGGCTACACGACGCGCGCGGTATTGATATGGCGCATATGGCGATGCCCCTGGTTTTAATCAATATTCTGGCAACGATGGGTGGTCTTGCAGGTGGCTATCTTCCGGCATGGATGGTAAACCGCGGTATGGCCATAAATAAAGCGCGTAAAGTGACATTATTGTTATGTGCTACCTGCGTGCTTCCTATTTTACTGGTCTCGAACGTTTCTAATCTTTGGTGCGCTGTACTGCTGATTGGGCTTGCTGTCGCAGCGCATCAGGGCTGGTCAGTCAATCTTTATACCAGCGTATCCGATATGTTCCCTAAACAGGCTGTGGGCGCTGTTGTCGGTATTGGTTGCCTGATTGGTTCTCTCGGTTCAATTATTTTTGCGCAGGCCACAGGCCATATTTTACAGGCAACAGGAAGCTATTGGTCTATGTTCCTGATGGGCGGTTTTGCCTATCTGCTGGGTTTCCTGATTATGCATTTATTAATTCCCGCAATGTCAGCGGCTAAATTTAAATAA
- a CDS encoding aminoimidazole riboside kinase, whose protein sequence is MNIWTLGDAVVDLLPLADMQFRACAGGAPFNVAIGTARLKCRTGFIGRVGDDDFGHFLRKTLEDSRVSTQCIQMDKHHRTSTVLVSLKDQGERGFTFLTNPSADQFLTQDALPAFGDDILHFCSLALVATDCRTTLTKAVQEVIDHGGLVSFDVNLREQMWRDKEEMFTTVSQFAEKADILKLSEEEWYWLIGTHDYTEALEALKTHPARLKVVTFGARGSLVLWQDMVIHFRGFNVKSIDTTCAGDAFMAGLLASIAHKGLPMNFPELQLAITQASATGALATTKKGALTALPDTAALEKFINHFPLPGYEILGATATV, encoded by the coding sequence ATGAATATCTGGACTCTTGGCGATGCTGTTGTGGATCTTCTACCTCTCGCAGATATGCAATTTCGTGCTTGTGCAGGAGGTGCGCCATTTAATGTTGCGATAGGTACAGCACGATTGAAATGTCGGACTGGCTTTATAGGTCGTGTAGGAGATGACGATTTTGGACATTTTTTAAGAAAAACCCTCGAAGATTCACGAGTTTCTACACAATGTATCCAAATGGATAAACATCATCGAACAAGTACAGTACTCGTTTCTCTTAAAGATCAGGGAGAACGTGGTTTTACTTTTCTTACGAACCCTTCAGCCGACCAATTTTTAACTCAAGATGCCTTACCAGCGTTTGGTGATGATATCCTGCATTTTTGTTCACTTGCGCTGGTTGCTACAGACTGCCGCACTACATTGACTAAAGCTGTCCAGGAAGTCATTGACCACGGTGGACTCGTCAGCTTTGATGTTAATTTACGTGAGCAAATGTGGCGTGATAAGGAAGAGATGTTTACCACGGTGAGTCAATTCGCTGAAAAAGCCGATATCCTTAAACTCTCTGAAGAAGAGTGGTATTGGTTAATTGGTACACATGATTATACAGAGGCGTTAGAAGCACTCAAAACCCATCCTGCGAGGTTAAAAGTGGTCACCTTTGGTGCGAGAGGTTCATTAGTATTATGGCAAGATATGGTGATACATTTCAGAGGATTTAATGTTAAAAGTATTGACACAACTTGCGCTGGAGATGCTTTTATGGCTGGGTTACTTGCCAGCATCGCCCATAAAGGTTTGCCAATGAATTTTCCAGAACTTCAATTAGCAATCACTCAGGCCAGTGCAACCGGAGCACTCGCAACTACCAAAAAAGGTGCACTTACCGCCCTTCCTGATACAGCTGCACTGGAAAAGTTCATTAATCATTTCCCATTACCGGGCTATGAGATCCTTGGTGCAACCGCTACGGTGTAA